The following proteins are co-located in the Agromyces laixinhei genome:
- the glpK gene encoding glycerol kinase GlpK: protein MPDFILAIDQGTTSSRAIVFDKAGSIVSTGQLEHEQIFPKAGWVEHDPVEIWRNTREVIGQALGKADITRHDIAAVGITNQRETAVVWDRNTGRPVYNAIVWQDTRTQPIVDRLAADGGVERFKATVGLPLATYFSGTKIVWILENVPGAREQAEAGDLLFGTTDTWVLWNLTGGVDGGVHATDVTNASRTMFMDLETLAWDEDILAAFGVPRSMLPEIKSSSEVYGTVESSSLLREVPVAGILGDQQAATFGQAAFDTGESKNTYGTGNFLIFNTGEEIVHSKNGLLTTLGYQLGDAAPHYALEGSIAVTGSLIQWLRDNLGLISDAPAVEELAKTVDDNGGAYFVPAFSGLFAPYWRPDARGALVGLTRYVNKGHIARAALEATAFQTREVLDAVNADSGVELTELKVDGGMIANNTLMQFQADILGVPVVRPVVAETTALGAAYAAGLAVGFWSSLDELRANWQEDSRWEPTMDQAERDRQIRLWKKAVTKTFDWIDDDVN, encoded by the coding sequence ATGCCCGATTTCATCCTCGCTATCGATCAGGGCACGACGTCGTCGCGTGCGATCGTCTTCGATAAGGCCGGGTCGATTGTCTCGACCGGGCAGTTGGAGCATGAGCAGATCTTTCCCAAGGCGGGTTGGGTCGAGCATGATCCGGTCGAGATCTGGCGCAATACGCGTGAGGTGATCGGTCAGGCTCTTGGGAAGGCTGATATCACTCGGCACGATATCGCTGCGGTGGGTATCACGAATCAGCGTGAGACGGCGGTCGTGTGGGATAGGAACACGGGCCGGCCGGTGTACAACGCGATCGTGTGGCAGGACACCCGTACTCAGCCGATCGTGGATCGGCTCGCGGCCGATGGCGGGGTGGAACGCTTCAAGGCCACGGTGGGTCTGCCGTTGGCGACGTATTTCTCCGGCACGAAGATCGTGTGGATCCTGGAGAACGTGCCGGGTGCGCGTGAGCAGGCCGAGGCCGGTGACCTGCTCTTCGGCACGACGGACACGTGGGTGTTGTGGAACCTGACCGGCGGGGTCGATGGCGGGGTGCACGCGACGGATGTGACCAACGCGAGCCGCACCATGTTCATGGATCTCGAGACCCTCGCCTGGGACGAGGACATCCTCGCCGCGTTCGGGGTGCCGCGTTCGATGCTGCCCGAGATCAAGTCCTCGTCCGAGGTCTATGGCACGGTGGAGTCCTCGAGCCTGCTGCGAGAGGTCCCGGTCGCGGGGATCCTCGGTGACCAGCAGGCCGCCACGTTCGGTCAGGCCGCGTTCGATACCGGTGAGTCGAAGAACACGTACGGCACGGGCAACTTCTTGATCTTCAACACCGGTGAGGAGATCGTCCACTCCAAGAACGGTCTGCTCACGACCCTCGGTTACCAGCTCGGCGATGCCGCCCCGCACTACGCGTTGGAAGGCTCGATCGCGGTCACGGGGTCCCTGATCCAGTGGTTGCGTGACAACCTCGGCCTGATCTCGGACGCACCAGCGGTCGAAGAACTCGCCAAGACGGTCGATGACAACGGCGGCGCGTACTTCGTGCCCGCGTTCTCGGGACTGTTCGCCCCGTACTGGCGGCCCGATGCCCGCGGCGCGCTCGTCGGCCTGACCCGGTACGTGAACAAGGGCCACATCGCCCGTGCCGCGCTCGAGGCCACCGCGTTCCAGACCCGCGAGGTCCTCGACGCGGTCAACGCCGACTCCGGGGTCGAGCTCACCGAACTCAAGGTCGATGGCGGCATGATCGCCAACAACACGCTCATGCAGTTCCAAGCCGACATCCTCGGCGTACCCGTCGTGCGGCCCGTCGTGGCCGAGACCACCGCGCTCGGCGCCGCGTACGCCGCCGGCCTCGCGGTCGGTTTCTGGTCCAGCCTCGACGAACTCCGCGCGAACTGGCAGGAAGACTCCCGCTGGGAACCCACCATGGACCAGGCCGAACGCGACCGCCAGATCCGACTCTGGAAGAAAGCCGTCACCAAAACCTTCGACTGGATCGACGACGACGTCAACTGA
- a CDS encoding riboflavin synthase translates to MFTGIIEELGAVERVERTADAARLTVRGPLAVEGVKHGDSIAVSGVCLTVVDFDAERFTADVMAQTLAMSTLDTVGEGLTVNLERAALVGDRIGGHIVQGHIDGTAEVLEIRPGEAWRVIRFSLDPEHAPLVVDKGSIAVDGVSLTVSAVGDEPAGSWFEVSLIPETLTATTLGERVAGERVNIETDILARQVARMLRFDRAWGGDPGASSVIGFQAAPLSEPRPTAGGVS, encoded by the coding sequence ATGTTCACCGGAATCATCGAAGAGCTCGGCGCCGTCGAACGCGTCGAGCGCACGGCCGACGCCGCCCGCCTCACGGTGCGCGGACCGCTCGCCGTCGAGGGCGTGAAGCACGGCGACTCGATCGCGGTCTCGGGCGTGTGCCTGACCGTCGTCGACTTCGACGCCGAGCGATTCACGGCCGACGTCATGGCGCAGACACTTGCGATGTCGACGCTCGACACGGTCGGCGAGGGGCTCACGGTGAACCTCGAGCGCGCGGCGCTCGTCGGCGACCGCATCGGCGGCCACATCGTGCAGGGCCACATCGACGGCACCGCCGAGGTGCTCGAGATCCGCCCGGGCGAGGCGTGGCGGGTCATCCGCTTCTCGCTCGATCCCGAGCACGCGCCGCTCGTCGTCGACAAGGGCTCGATCGCCGTCGACGGCGTCTCGCTCACGGTCAGTGCAGTGGGCGACGAACCCGCTGGTTCATGGTTCGAGGTCTCGCTGATCCCCGAGACGCTGACGGCCACGACGCTCGGCGAACGCGTCGCCGGCGAACGGGTCAACATCGAGACCGACATCCTCGCCCGCCAGGTGGCGCGGATGCTTCGATTCGACCGCGCATGGGGCGGAGATCCGGGAGCGAGCTCGGTCATCGGGTTCCAGGCGGCCCCGCTCTCCGAACCCCGGCCGACGGCCGGAGGGGTGTCATGA
- a CDS encoding GNAT family N-acetyltransferase, with protein MLRTERLVLDLPVETDVELVAHYCTDPLFRTYLTTPWPYTVEHARAFLVEYVPAAWRSGDELTWALRRGAGAPLLGVVGLRRGNEIGYWLGAEHRGEALMAEAVDAVCNWALAGGVGDAESVLWRANEGNLASAQVARAAGFRRTTPRIATVPGRDGRVLPAWHAERRAEPEPDAYASWEPVLGSAR; from the coding sequence GTGCTGCGCACCGAACGACTCGTGCTCGACCTCCCGGTCGAAACCGACGTCGAGCTCGTGGCCCACTACTGCACCGACCCGCTGTTCCGCACGTACCTCACGACCCCGTGGCCGTACACCGTCGAACATGCGAGGGCATTCCTCGTGGAATACGTCCCGGCGGCGTGGCGCTCGGGCGACGAACTCACCTGGGCCCTCCGGCGCGGTGCGGGCGCGCCGCTTCTCGGCGTGGTCGGGCTGCGCCGGGGCAACGAGATCGGATACTGGCTCGGCGCGGAACACCGGGGCGAGGCGCTCATGGCCGAAGCCGTCGATGCGGTCTGCAACTGGGCGCTCGCCGGCGGAGTGGGCGACGCCGAGTCGGTGCTCTGGCGCGCGAACGAGGGCAACCTCGCATCGGCACAGGTGGCGCGTGCCGCGGGATTCCGGCGGACGACGCCCCGAATCGCAACCGTGCCGGGCCGCGACGGCCGAGTGCTCCCCGCCTGGCACGCCGAGCGCCGAGCAGAGCCCGAACCCGATGCGTACGCGAGTTGGGAGCCGGTCCTCGGGAGTGCGAGGTGA
- a CDS encoding HAD family hydrolase, which translates to MSRRSPAPAPVVMFDLDDTLMAHRAAVAAGITLHMRELAYDGDGTAASVLWHELEEQHYHSYLAGRLTFEGQRRARARDFAVAHGDELDELAAGAWFDRYFERYRESWSLHDDALPALDALALALPGVRLGIITNGELDFQSAKLERLGIRDRFEHVIASGDVGATKPDAEIFRVAIERFAAATPVGRAVYIGDRFETDAMGAARAGLIGVWLNRHGAAHATDLPDEAAAARVAASPVVLEIAGLDELPALLAVRLAD; encoded by the coding sequence GTGAGCAGGCGGTCGCCCGCGCCCGCGCCGGTCGTCATGTTCGACCTCGACGATACCCTCATGGCGCATCGCGCGGCCGTCGCCGCCGGCATCACCCTGCACATGCGGGAGTTGGCATACGACGGCGATGGCACCGCGGCATCCGTTCTCTGGCACGAGCTCGAAGAGCAGCACTACCACTCGTATCTCGCCGGCCGGCTGACCTTCGAGGGTCAGCGCCGCGCACGGGCGCGCGACTTCGCCGTCGCTCACGGTGACGAACTCGACGAACTGGCGGCCGGAGCCTGGTTCGATCGCTACTTCGAGCGATACCGCGAATCATGGTCGCTGCACGACGACGCGCTGCCGGCCCTCGACGCGCTCGCGCTCGCGCTGCCCGGGGTGCGGCTCGGCATCATCACCAACGGCGAGCTCGACTTCCAGTCGGCCAAGCTCGAACGTCTCGGCATTCGCGACCGCTTCGAGCACGTGATCGCTTCCGGCGACGTCGGAGCGACCAAGCCCGACGCCGAGATCTTCCGGGTCGCGATCGAGCGCTTCGCCGCCGCGACACCCGTCGGGCGGGCCGTGTACATCGGCGACCGGTTCGAGACCGATGCGATGGGCGCCGCCCGAGCAGGACTCATCGGCGTCTGGCTCAACCGGCACGGCGCCGCGCATGCGACCGATCTGCCAGACGAGGCCGCTGCGGCACGAGTGGCCGCGTCACCGGTCGTGCTCGAGATCGCCGGGCTCGACGAACTGCCTGCCCTGCTCGCAGTGCGCCTCGCCGACTGA
- a CDS encoding glycerol-3-phosphate dehydrogenase/oxidase, protein MSPQQKTPIQPRPSGERADVAAIRTRPNASVLVIGAGINGIATFRDLALQGVDVVLVDRGDFVSGASAASSHMIHGGIRYLENGEFRLVKESVTERNALIRIAPHYVKPLETTVPIFSTFSGILSAPMRFLTHKSGKPTERGAALIKTGLTIYDAFSRGGGQVPRHRFHGRTRSLAELPALNDGIKYTATYYDASMHDPERLALDVLFDGLATGGHARAANYLEAVGMGGDGVRLRDALTGIEFDVAADIVVNTSGPWTDLTNAELGRPTAFMGGTKGSHIVLDNPELLAATGGREIFFEHEDGRIVLIYPLKGKVMVGTTDLEHDMRQPAVCTEAEVDYFFELIAHVFPAVPVDRSQIVYRFSGVRPLPRHDDEAPGFVSRDYRIEHADVPERPGSTLLSLVGGKWTTFRALAEHLSNEVLALLDRERVRSTAGLAIGGGAGYPTTDDARRVWVVAHGDEVGPLRAEELLERYGTRAESFITSIEGEQDESLAHHPGYSRREIAWLAGNEQVVHLADVVLRRTSIAFTGALTVPLLDELAEIVGAVLGWDFERRAIEAATTRELLAERHGVDLEASATLV, encoded by the coding sequence TTGTCTCCGCAGCAGAAGACCCCGATCCAGCCCCGCCCGAGCGGCGAGCGAGCGGATGTCGCGGCCATCCGAACCCGGCCGAATGCCTCCGTGCTCGTCATCGGCGCCGGCATCAACGGCATCGCGACCTTCCGCGACCTCGCGCTGCAGGGGGTCGACGTCGTGCTCGTCGATCGCGGCGACTTCGTCTCCGGGGCGTCCGCCGCCTCGTCGCACATGATCCACGGCGGCATCCGCTACCTCGAGAACGGCGAGTTCCGGCTCGTGAAGGAGTCGGTGACCGAACGCAACGCGCTCATCCGCATCGCACCGCACTACGTGAAGCCGCTCGAGACGACGGTGCCGATCTTCTCGACCTTCTCGGGCATCCTCTCGGCGCCCATGCGCTTTCTCACCCACAAGTCGGGAAAGCCCACCGAACGCGGCGCGGCGCTCATCAAGACCGGCCTCACGATCTACGACGCCTTCTCGAGAGGCGGCGGTCAGGTGCCGCGCCACCGCTTCCACGGCCGCACGCGTTCGCTCGCCGAACTGCCCGCGCTGAACGACGGCATCAAGTACACGGCGACCTATTACGACGCGAGCATGCACGACCCCGAGCGGCTGGCGCTCGACGTGCTGTTCGACGGGCTCGCGACAGGCGGCCATGCACGCGCCGCGAACTACCTCGAGGCCGTCGGCATGGGGGGCGACGGCGTGCGCCTGCGCGACGCCCTGACCGGCATCGAATTCGATGTGGCAGCCGACATCGTGGTGAACACCTCGGGACCGTGGACCGACCTCACCAACGCGGAGCTCGGTCGCCCCACCGCGTTCATGGGCGGCACCAAGGGATCCCACATCGTGCTCGACAACCCTGAGCTGCTCGCGGCGACCGGCGGCCGCGAGATCTTCTTCGAGCACGAAGACGGCCGCATCGTGCTGATCTACCCGTTGAAGGGCAAGGTCATGGTCGGCACGACCGACCTCGAACACGACATGCGGCAGCCCGCCGTGTGCACCGAGGCCGAGGTCGACTACTTCTTCGAACTCATCGCGCACGTTTTCCCAGCCGTTCCCGTCGACCGTTCGCAGATCGTCTACCGCTTCTCGGGCGTGCGCCCGCTGCCACGCCACGACGACGAAGCACCCGGCTTCGTCTCGCGCGACTACCGCATCGAGCACGCGGATGTCCCGGAGCGCCCGGGCAGCACCCTGCTGAGCCTCGTCGGCGGCAAGTGGACCACCTTCCGTGCCCTCGCCGAGCACCTCTCGAACGAGGTGCTCGCACTCCTCGATCGTGAGCGCGTCCGCTCGACCGCGGGCCTCGCGATCGGCGGCGGCGCCGGGTACCCGACGACCGACGATGCTCGACGCGTCTGGGTCGTGGCACACGGCGACGAAGTCGGTCCGCTCCGCGCCGAAGAACTGCTCGAGCGCTACGGCACGCGCGCCGAATCGTTCATCACCTCGATCGAGGGGGAGCAGGACGAGTCGCTCGCGCACCACCCCGGATACAGCCGGCGTGAGATCGCCTGGCTCGCCGGCAACGAGCAGGTCGTGCATCTCGCCGACGTCGTGCTGCGCCGCACCAGCATCGCCTTCACGGGTGCGCTCACGGTGCCGCTCCTCGACGAACTCGCCGAGATCGTCGGCGCCGTACTCGGATGGGACTTCGAGCGCCGCGCCATCGAGGCGGCGACCACGAGGGAGTTGCTCGCCGAGCGCCATGGAGTCGACCTGGAGGCATCCGCCACCCTCGTCTGA
- a CDS encoding MIP/aquaporin family protein produces MLVLLGCGVVANVALAKTKGFNGGTLMVNFGWGLAVFAGVIVSYASGAHINPAVTLGLVANGATEFGNAAAGVEVPVGVVSVSAYIAAQMIGAILGAVVCWLAYKQHFDAEPEAGTKLGVFSTGPAIRSYGWNLVTEFVATFVLVFVIIGFGGGRQGDGGLAALGALPVALLVIGIGASLGGPTGYAINPARDLGPRIAHALLPIKGKGGSDWSYSWVPVVGPILGGVAAGWAAIPLLPLFG; encoded by the coding sequence ATGCTCGTGCTTCTCGGCTGCGGCGTCGTGGCGAACGTGGCTCTCGCCAAGACGAAGGGCTTCAACGGCGGCACCCTCATGGTCAACTTCGGCTGGGGCCTCGCGGTCTTCGCCGGTGTGATCGTCTCGTATGCGTCGGGTGCGCACATCAATCCGGCGGTCACGCTCGGTCTGGTCGCCAACGGTGCAACCGAGTTCGGCAATGCCGCAGCGGGTGTCGAAGTACCCGTCGGCGTGGTGTCGGTGAGTGCGTACATCGCAGCGCAGATGATCGGTGCGATCCTCGGTGCGGTCGTCTGCTGGCTCGCCTACAAGCAGCACTTCGACGCAGAACCCGAGGCCGGCACCAAGCTCGGCGTCTTCTCGACCGGTCCCGCGATCCGCTCGTACGGCTGGAACCTCGTCACCGAGTTCGTCGCCACGTTCGTGCTCGTGTTCGTCATCATCGGGTTCGGCGGCGGCCGGCAGGGCGATGGCGGTCTCGCCGCGCTCGGCGCACTGCCCGTGGCCCTCCTCGTGATCGGCATCGGCGCCTCTCTCGGCGGCCCGACGGGGTATGCGATCAACCCGGCGCGTGACCTCGGTCCGCGTATCGCGCACGCCCTGCTCCCGATCAAGGGCAAGGGCGGCAGCGACTGGTCGTACTCGTGGGTGCCCGTCGTCGGCCCGATCCTCGGCGGCGTCGCCGCGGGGTGGGCGGCGATTCCCCTGTTGCCGCTGTTCGGCTGA
- a CDS encoding sugar-binding transcriptional regulator — translation MNERQNDPIETGAEAVPGKTRDALRAAHLYYLQDLTMDAIAHELHTSRSSVSRLLSHARASGLVEISIHSPLDLPSRIEQEILERFEVGAHVIPVPDHASDVDRLDRVALSAARILGRVVDSNQTIGVAWGSTMSAMSRHLVPKATHNSEILQLNGAGNGRTTGIVYASELLRRFGDAFGARVQQFPVPAFFDDPETRRAFWRERSTRRLLEQQERMDVALFGVGSPFAEVPSHVYQGGYLERADYEALSRDGAVGDVATVFYRADGSTDGISMNERATGPDFSVLRRAPRRICVVSGRAKLASLRGALAAGLITDLIVDEGTARALVES, via the coding sequence ATGAACGAGCGGCAGAACGACCCCATCGAGACCGGCGCTGAAGCGGTGCCGGGAAAGACGCGCGACGCACTGCGTGCGGCCCACCTCTATTACCTGCAGGACCTCACGATGGATGCCATCGCACACGAGCTGCACACCTCGCGATCCTCGGTCTCGCGCCTGCTCAGCCACGCGAGGGCGAGCGGTCTCGTCGAGATCTCCATCCACTCCCCGCTCGATCTTCCGAGCCGGATCGAACAGGAGATCCTCGAGCGATTCGAGGTGGGCGCTCACGTGATTCCGGTTCCCGATCACGCGAGCGACGTCGACCGACTCGACCGCGTCGCGCTCTCTGCTGCACGAATTCTCGGCCGCGTCGTCGACTCGAACCAGACGATCGGCGTCGCGTGGGGCAGCACCATGAGCGCCATGAGCCGGCACCTCGTGCCCAAGGCCACCCACAACTCGGAGATTCTGCAGTTGAACGGCGCCGGCAACGGCCGTACGACCGGCATCGTCTACGCGAGCGAACTGCTGCGGCGCTTCGGCGATGCCTTCGGCGCCCGCGTGCAGCAGTTTCCGGTGCCCGCGTTCTTCGACGACCCAGAGACGCGACGCGCCTTCTGGCGCGAGCGCAGCACCCGCCGACTGCTCGAGCAGCAGGAGCGCATGGACGTCGCCCTGTTCGGCGTCGGCTCCCCATTCGCCGAGGTGCCGAGCCACGTCTACCAGGGCGGATACCTCGAGCGGGCCGACTACGAGGCGCTCTCGCGCGACGGCGCGGTCGGCGATGTCGCAACGGTGTTCTACCGGGCAGACGGTTCGACCGACGGTATCTCGATGAACGAGCGGGCGACCGGCCCCGACTTCTCGGTGCTGCGACGGGCCCCCCGCCGCATCTGCGTCGTCTCGGGCCGCGCCAAGCTCGCGAGCCTCCGGGGCGCGCTCGCTGCCGGGCTCATCACCGATCTCATCGTCGACGAGGGCACTGCGCGAGCGCTCGTCGAGTCGTGA
- a CDS encoding exodeoxyribonuclease III: protein MPSAKPLRLASVNVNGVRAAFRKGMGEWLAARDVDILALQEVRAATEDLQGLLGDDWDILHDPATAKGRAGVAIASRNRASIHRVDLGAADFDSAGRWLEADYEVGGRIVTVVSAYVHSGVVDTPKQVEKYTFLDAMVERMPRLAAHSELAVIVGDLNVGHRTLDIKNWKGNVKRAGFLPEERAYFDRFVGAEGAPDYNAGAGLGWIDLGRRFAGEVDGPYTWWSQRGKAFDTDTGWRIDYQLATPALADAAVAYVIDRADSWDTRWSDHAPVVVDYAI, encoded by the coding sequence ATGCCCTCCGCGAAGCCCCTCCGTCTCGCCAGCGTCAACGTCAACGGAGTGCGCGCCGCATTCCGCAAGGGCATGGGCGAGTGGCTCGCCGCACGCGACGTCGACATCCTCGCCCTGCAAGAGGTGCGTGCCGCCACCGAAGACCTCCAGGGCCTCCTCGGCGACGACTGGGACATCCTGCACGACCCTGCCACTGCCAAGGGGCGTGCGGGGGTCGCGATCGCGAGCCGCAACCGCGCGAGCATCCACCGCGTCGATCTCGGTGCAGCCGACTTCGACAGCGCCGGCCGCTGGCTCGAAGCCGACTACGAGGTGGGGGGTCGCATCGTCACCGTCGTCTCCGCCTACGTGCACTCCGGCGTGGTCGACACCCCGAAACAGGTCGAGAAGTACACTTTCCTCGACGCGATGGTCGAGCGGATGCCGCGGCTCGCCGCCCACTCCGAACTCGCGGTGATCGTGGGCGACCTGAACGTCGGCCACCGCACGCTCGACATCAAGAACTGGAAGGGCAACGTGAAGCGCGCCGGCTTCCTGCCCGAAGAACGGGCCTACTTCGACCGCTTCGTCGGCGCAGAGGGCGCCCCCGACTACAACGCGGGAGCCGGCCTCGGCTGGATCGACCTGGGTCGCCGCTTCGCCGGCGAGGTCGACGGCCCTTACACCTGGTGGTCGCAGCGCGGCAAGGCGTTCGACACCGACACCGGCTGGCGCATCGACTACCAACTCGCGACCCCGGCGCTGGCCGACGCCGCGGTCGCCTACGTGATCGACCGTGCCGACTCCTGGGACACGCGATGGTCCGACCACGCTCCCGTGGTCGTCGACTACGCCATCTGA
- the trpS gene encoding tryptophan--tRNA ligase: MTQKPRLYSGMQPSADSLHAGNYIGALLQWKELQGAHDAFFSVVDMHAITVAQDPAELREKTRRTATQYIAAGIDPSSSTLYVQSHVPAHAQLAWVLNTITGFGEAGRMTQFKDKSQKQGTDATSVGLFAYPVLMAADILLYQTEVVPVGDDQKQHVELTRDLAARFNARFGADTFVLPEPVIQRETARIYDLANPTSKMSKSGDSPAGILWLLDEPAVTAKKIMRAVTDTDGEVRFDRELKPGVSNLLTIFTVLSGRTIADVEQEFAGRGYGDFKKALAEVVVSEFEPIRSRALELLDDPAELDRLLAVNADRASEVAEATLATVYDRVGFLRRAR, from the coding sequence ATGACGCAGAAGCCCCGCCTCTACTCGGGCATGCAGCCCTCGGCCGATTCGCTCCACGCCGGCAACTACATCGGCGCCCTCCTGCAGTGGAAAGAGCTGCAAGGGGCGCACGATGCCTTCTTCTCGGTGGTCGACATGCACGCCATCACGGTGGCGCAAGACCCGGCCGAACTCCGCGAGAAGACCCGGCGCACGGCGACGCAGTACATCGCGGCCGGCATCGACCCGTCGAGCTCGACGCTCTACGTGCAGTCGCACGTGCCCGCGCACGCCCAGCTGGCCTGGGTGCTCAACACCATCACCGGTTTCGGCGAGGCCGGCCGCATGACGCAGTTCAAAGACAAGTCGCAGAAGCAGGGCACCGATGCCACGAGCGTCGGTCTCTTCGCGTATCCGGTGCTCATGGCGGCCGACATCCTGCTCTACCAGACCGAGGTCGTGCCCGTCGGCGACGATCAGAAACAGCACGTCGAGCTGACCCGCGACCTCGCTGCGAGGTTCAACGCACGGTTCGGCGCCGACACCTTCGTGCTGCCCGAGCCCGTCATCCAGCGCGAGACGGCGCGCATCTACGACCTGGCGAATCCCACGTCGAAGATGTCGAAGTCGGGCGACTCGCCCGCTGGCATCCTCTGGCTGCTCGACGAGCCCGCCGTCACGGCGAAGAAAATCATGCGCGCGGTGACCGACACCGATGGCGAGGTGCGCTTCGACCGCGAGCTCAAGCCGGGCGTCTCGAATCTGCTCACGATCTTCACCGTGCTCTCCGGCCGCACGATCGCCGACGTCGAACAGGAGTTCGCCGGGCGCGGCTACGGCGACTTCAAGAAGGCACTCGCCGAGGTCGTCGTGAGCGAGTTCGAGCCGATCCGGTCGCGGGCCCTCGAGCTGCTCGACGACCCGGCCGAGCTTGATCGCCTGCTCGCCGTCAACGCCGATCGCGCGAGCGAGGTCGCCGAGGCCACCCTCGCAACCGTCTACGACCGCGTCGGCTTCCTGCGGCGCGCACGCTGA
- the ribD gene encoding bifunctional diaminohydroxyphosphoribosylaminopyrimidine deaminase/5-amino-6-(5-phosphoribosylamino)uracil reductase RibD gives MSADDQRTADAAAMRRALELSVRGPARGVNPRVGCVILSPAGETLAEGWHRGVGTAHAEVDALAQLDSESARGATAVVTLEPCNHTGHTGPCAQALIEAGVGRVVYAVADPGTHSSGGAERLRSAGVEVVAGVLADEVGAMLDDWLFAARKRRPHVTVKWASSLDGRAAAADGTSRWITGGEARGDVHRRRAAADAIAVGTGTVFADDPSLTARTPSGELFDIQPVPVVFGRRRVPADAAITRHPHETLFFAGTDLRADLEELASRGIRSLFIEGGPTLASAFIAAGLVDELLVYLAPALLGGPRLAVGELGVPTIDAALHFDFTVIERLGDDVLLVARPQPTKGN, from the coding sequence ATGAGTGCTGACGATCAGAGAACCGCGGATGCCGCGGCGATGCGACGTGCACTCGAACTCTCCGTTCGGGGCCCGGCACGAGGCGTGAACCCGCGCGTCGGCTGCGTCATCCTCTCCCCCGCGGGCGAAACCCTCGCCGAGGGCTGGCACCGCGGCGTCGGCACCGCGCACGCCGAGGTCGACGCGCTCGCGCAGCTCGACTCTGAATCGGCGCGCGGCGCGACCGCGGTCGTCACACTCGAGCCCTGCAACCACACCGGGCACACCGGCCCCTGCGCGCAGGCCCTGATCGAGGCGGGCGTCGGCCGGGTCGTGTACGCGGTGGCGGACCCGGGCACCCACTCCTCGGGCGGCGCCGAACGGCTGCGCAGCGCCGGCGTCGAGGTCGTCGCGGGGGTGCTCGCCGACGAGGTCGGCGCAATGCTCGACGACTGGCTCTTCGCCGCCCGCAAGCGGAGGCCGCACGTCACCGTGAAGTGGGCGTCGAGCCTCGACGGGCGCGCCGCAGCCGCCGACGGCACGAGCCGGTGGATCACCGGCGGCGAGGCGCGCGGCGACGTGCATCGGCGACGCGCAGCCGCCGACGCGATCGCCGTCGGCACCGGCACCGTCTTCGCCGACGATCCCTCGCTCACCGCACGGACACCCAGCGGTGAGCTCTTCGACATCCAGCCGGTGCCGGTCGTCTTCGGGCGCCGCCGGGTGCCCGCGGATGCCGCGATCACCCGCCACCCGCACGAGACCCTGTTCTTCGCCGGCACCGATCTGCGGGCCGACCTCGAGGAACTCGCGAGCCGCGGCATCCGCTCGCTCTTCATCGAAGGCGGCCCGACACTCGCGAGCGCCTTCATCGCAGCTGGTCTCGTCGACGAACTCCTCGTCTACCTCGCGCCCGCACTGCTCGGCGGCCCGCGACTCGCCGTCGGCGAGCTCGGCGTGCCGACGATCGACGCGGCGCTCCACTTCGACTTCACCGTCATCGAACGGCTCGGCGACGACGTGCTGCTCGTCGCCCGACCCCAGCCCACGAAAGGGAACTGA